A region of the Verrucomicrobiia bacterium genome:
GTCGCTTGTGGCCGCAAGGCTGTTCGGAGCTATGCGGCTGAAGCCGAGTTCTCTCGCAAGAAATTTCTGGTCGAGCGGAAGCGCAGAGCCCGCCAAGGCCGCGGAACCCAGCGGCATCACATCGAGACGCTTCTGAGCGTCCCGGAGCCGGCCCGCATCGTCTTCCAGCATTTCGACGTAAGCGAGCAGATGATGCGCGACAAGCACCGGCTGCGCCTTGCGCAGGTGCGTCATGCCGCTCACAAGAGAATCGCCCGCGTTCGAAGCGGCCTTCACGAGCCCCTTCTGAAGGCTTTGGACGGATTCCAGCGCCTGCGCGATTTTCTTCCGGAGATAAACCCGCGTGGACGTGACGACAAGATCGTTGCGGCTGCGGCCCGTATGGATTTTCTTGCCGAGGCCGCCCACTTTCTTTTCCAGCGTCATCTGGACGAGCGTGTGGATGTCCTCGTAATCCTTGAGCCATTGCCGGTCGAGCGCGTCGTCGGTGAGTTTCGGCGCGAGTTCCTTGCCGGTTTGCACGAGGGCCCGCACCAGTCGCGCGGACTCCGCCTTGGAAATCAGCCGGATGCGGCCGAGCATTTTCGCCCAGGCCACGTCGATTTCGATCTCGGCTTCGAGCAGTTCCTTGTCCACGGCCAGCGAATAGCTGAAGTCCTTCAGAAGCGGATGGGCCGGTTTTTTGAACCTCCCGCCCCACAGGGCCTTCGCATTTTTATTTTTTTTTGCCATGGATTTTCCCGATCAGCTCAGCGCCATCTCCTGCAGCGCGGGTTTCTTTTCCTTTTTCGCGGACTTTTTCTTGCCGCTCATCATGCCTTCGTACGGCATGCCCCAAACCTTCATGAAGCCCTGGGCCGCCTTGTGGTCAAACGCGTCATGGGCGGAATAGGTCGCCAGCTTCTCCGAATAAAGCGAGAACGCGGATTCCCTGCCCACGCAAACCGCGTGGCCTTTTTCCAGCTTCACCTTGATTTTGCCGGTGACGCGGCTCTGGTTCACCGCGAAAAACGCGTCGAGCGCCTGCTTCAGCGGCGTGAACCACTGCCCGAAATAAACGAGCTGCGAATACTTTTCGGAGAGCACGCGCTTGTAGTGAAGATATTCCCGGTCCATAACCATGCTCTCGAGCTCCGCATGCGCCTTCAGCAAAATCTCCGCGCCCGGGGCTTCATAGACTTCGCGGCTCTTGATGCCGACGAGCCGGTTTTCAATCATGTCGAAACGGCCGACGCCGTATGCGCCGCCGATTTCATTCAGGCTCTCGATGAGGTCGACCAGAGTCTTGCGCGCGCCGTTCAGCTTCACGGGAATGCCGTTCTCGAAATCGATCGTGATGTACTTCGGATCGTCCGGGACCTGAGAAATATCTTTGGTCATGACGTAGGCGTCTTTCGGCGGTTCGGTCATGGGATTTTCCAGGATTCCGGCTTCGATCGCGATGCCCCAGATGTTCTTGTCGATGGAGTACGGGCTGGCCTTCGTCGCGTCGACCGGGATGTTGTGCTTCCGGGCGTAATCGATCTCCTCTTCGCGGGACTTGAATTCCCATTCGCGCAGAGGCGCGATGATGCGCAGTTCCGGCGCGAACGTCCGGACGCCGACTTCGATGCGGACCTGGTCATTGCCTTTGCCCGTGCAGCCGTGCGCCACGTATTCCGCCTTTTCCTTCAGCGCGACTTCCGCGAGACGCTTTGCGATCAGCGGCCGGCCCAGCGCGGTGGCCAGCGGGTATTTGCCTTCGTAGCGCGCCTGCGCCCACAGCGCGGGCATGAGGTACTCTTCCGCGAACGTCTGCTTCAGGTCTTCGACGATGACTTTTTTGGCGCCGCCGGCAAAGGCCTTGCGCTCGAGCTTTTTCTTGTCTTTGACTTCGCCGATGAACGCGGAAAAGCAGACGACGTCGAGGTTGTATTTGTCCTGGAGCCACCGGACCGCGCAGGAAGTATCAAGACCGCCGGAAAATGCGAGTACGACTTTCTTTCTCATTGGAATCTCCTCTAAAAAGTGGAATGAAGAAACAAAAGGACTGCTTTCTGAATATGCAGGCGGTTTTCCGCCTGGTCGAACACGACCGAATTTTTGCTTTCCATCACGTCGTCGGTGATTTCCTCGCCGCGGTGCGCGGGAAGGCAATGCATGACGATCGCTTTTTTTCTGGCGAGATCCATGAGCTTCTTGTTGATCTGGAAGCCCTTGAATTCTTTCAGCTTTTTGTCGCGGATCTTTTCTTCGCCCATGCTGACCCAGACGTCCGTGTACAGGACGTCCGCGCCTTCAGCCGCTTCCCTCGGATCGTGGGTGCCGGAAATTTTCGCGCCGGTCTTCGCCGCGATCTTCTGCGCCAGGTCGAGGACTTCTTTCGCCGGCTCGTGCTTTTTGGGCGTGGCGTAGCGGAACGTCCCTCCCAGGTGCGCCGCGAGATACAGCAGCGAATTCATGACGTTGTTGCCGTCTCCGATGAAGGCCACGACGGGCTTCGACAGGTCGGAAAAATGCTCCCGGATCGTGAGATAATCCGCCAGCGCCTGGCACGGGTGTTCCCTGTCGCTCAGGCCGTTGATGACCGGCTTCTGGAAATATTTCTCGAATTCCGTGATGGTCTCGTGCGCGAACGTGCGCATGATGATGCCCGCGAGGTAGCGGTCGAGGACGCGAGCCACGTCGCGGACTTCCTCGCGCTCGCCCAGCTTGATGTCTTCGGGGCCGAGATAAACCGTGCTGCCGCCCAGCGAAAAAATGCCCGCGTCGAACGAAACCCAGGTCCTCGTTGAGGGTTTTTCGAAAATGAGCCCGAATTTATGGCCGCGCAGCGCGTTCTGGAATTCCTCGGGAAAGCGTTTCACTTCCTCGGCGAGAGAAAGGATCTTCTCGATGTCGCGGATTTTCAAGTCGTTGATGGAGATCAGATGCCGCCTCATACGGCCTTCGCCTCCGCGTACGCTTCCTGGAACGACTCCTCGAGGATTTTCACGGCCTTGTCGACCTGCTTCTTGGAAACGGTCATGGCCGGCATGATCCTGAGAACTTTATCCTGCGTGCAATTGATGAGAAGGCCTTTTTTCCGCGCCGCGTCCACGACAGGGGCGCCGGGCTGCGACAGTTCCAGGGCGCACATGAGGCCGAGCCCGCGCGCGTCCGTAATCACGCTGAACTTTTCCTTGAGGCCGCTCAGCTTTTCAAGAAGATACGCGCCCATATCCTTCGACTTCTTCAGGAGGCCATCTTTTTTGATGGCGCGGAAAACGCCGAGCGCGGCTGCCGTCACGAGCGGATTGCCGCCGTACGTCGAGCCATGTGAGCCCGGGCCGAACACGCCCTTGGCGACCTTGTCATTGATCACGAGCGCGCCGATGGGGACGCCGCCGCCGAGCGCCTTGGCCAGCGTCATGACTTCCGGTTCCACGCCATAATGCTGGAACGCGAACATCTTGCCGGTGCGGCCCATGCCGGTCTGCACTTCATCGAACATCAGCAGGATCTTTCTCAGGTCGCAGAGGTAGCGCAGGCCTTTGATGAATTCCTCGGTCGCGATCTGGACGCCGCCCTCGCCCTGGATGGGCTCGAGAAAAATACCGATGGTCTTGTCCGTCACCGCGGCCTTCACGGAATCCAGATCGTTGAACGTCGCATAGCGGAAGCCTTCGAGCAGCGGCTGGAAGCCATTCTGGATTTTGTCCTGGGCCGTCGCGGCCACCGCGCCCATGGTGCGGCCGTGGAAGGATTTCCGGAACGTGATGATCTCGTAGCGGCTGCCGGCACCGAATTTGCGCGCGAACTTGATCGCTCCTTCGGCCGCTTCCGCGCCGCTGTTGCAGAAAAAGGTTTTCGCCGGAAACGCATGATTCGAAATTTCCTGGGCGAGCTGCGCCTGTTTGAGATTCAGGAAATTGTTCGAGATGTGCAGGATCTTCGAGGCCTGCTTCTTGACCGCGCTCACGACGGACGGATGACAATGCCCGAGCGCGGAAACCGCCCAGCCCGGGAAAAAGTCCAGGTACTCATTGCCTTCCAGGTCCCAGACACGCGAGCCCTTGCCCTTGACCAGGCACACGGGTATCTGGGTATACGTCGGAAGAATGAATTTTTCGTAAAGCGACTGCACTTCTTTTGTTTTCATTTATTTTCCTAGCCCGGGGAGGAGAAAGCCTACAGGGTGATTTCGGTCCCGATACCTTTGTCCGTGAAAATTTCCAGAAGCAGCGAGTGTTTGATGCGTCCGTCGATGATGTGCGCTTTTTTGACGCCGCCTTCGAGGGCCGTCATGCAGGCCTTGACCTTGGGGATCATGCCGCCGCTGATGATTTTTCTGTCGATCAAGTCCTGGACGTCTTTGCACTGGAGCGACGAGATAAGCGAATCTTTGTCTTCGACGTTGCTCAGGATGCCGTTGACGTTGGTCAGCACGACCATTCTCTGGACGCCCATGGCCGCCGCGATCGCGGCCGCGGCATCGTCCGCATTGACGTTATAGGCATGGCCGCCCTCGTCGATTCCGATCGGATAAATGACCGGGATGATGTTGACCCCTGTCAGTTCTTTCAGCGGGGAGATGTTCACGTACTGGACCGCCCCGACATAGCCCACGTCGCCGTTTTCCGTGTGCTTGGTCACGTGGATGATGTCGGCGGAATGTCCGGAAAGGCCGATGGCGCGCGCCCCGAATTTGTTCAGGTCATGCGCGATGTCCTTGTTGATCTCGGCCAGAGTCTCGATCACGGTATCGATCGTGGCCTTGTCGGTGACGCGCAGGCCGTTGACGAACTGGCTCTTGATGCCCTTCTTTTTCAGATTCTCGGTAATGTGAATGCCGCCGCCGTGGATCAGGATGGGCCGGATCCCGACATAGTTCATGAAAACCAGGTCGTGCAGCACATTGTCGCGGATGCCTTCGTAGGTGAGCGCCGCGCCGCCGTACTTCACCAGAAACTCCTTCCCCCGGAACTTCTTAATATAAGGAAGGGCTTCGATCAGGATGTCCGCTTTTTCGACTAATTCTTGCATGGCTTCCGGGCCCGTTGAAAAATGCCCGCTCCTCGTTGGTCGCTCTTCCTTTAAGAGTAAGAGCCGTTGATAAGCACGTACTTGGTAGTCAAATCGGAAGTGATGAAATCGGCATTGCCGCGGCCCTTGCCGATCACGACCGTAATGGGATACTCGCGCCGCTGCAGCACCTTCCGGGCCTTGGGAAGATTGAGCGCTTTCATCCTGCCCTGGTGCACGACGGTGACGTCTCCGAACGTGATGCTGAGATTGTCGGGATGGAACTGGACGCCGCTCGCGCCGACCGCGGCCGCGATCCTGCCCCAGTTCGGGTCCGCGCCCGCGAGCATGGTCTTGAAAAGCATGGAATTGGCGATCTGGCGCGCCGCCCTTTCCGCGTCGCTCGGGCTTTTCGCGCCCCGGAGTTTCAGGGTGCACACGTGCGTGACGCCTTCGCCGTCCTTGATCATTTCGTACGCGATGATGCGGCAGACTTCTTCCAGCGCTTCCCGGAAAAGCCGGTAGTCGCGGTCGACCTTGTGCAGCACGGGATTTTCGGCCTCGCCGTTGGCAAGGACGAACACCATGTCGTTCGTGCTCATGTCGTTGTCGATGGCAATCTGGTTGAACGTGTCGTCCACCGCGTGCCGGATGGCGCGCCGGAGCAGCGACTTGGTGATCGCACAGTCGGTGGT
Encoded here:
- a CDS encoding argininosuccinate synthase produces the protein MRKKVVLAFSGGLDTSCAVRWLQDKYNLDVVCFSAFIGEVKDKKKLERKAFAGGAKKVIVEDLKQTFAEEYLMPALWAQARYEGKYPLATALGRPLIAKRLAEVALKEKAEYVAHGCTGKGNDQVRIEVGVRTFAPELRIIAPLREWEFKSREEEIDYARKHNIPVDATKASPYSIDKNIWGIAIEAGILENPMTEPPKDAYVMTKDISQVPDDPKYITIDFENGIPVKLNGARKTLVDLIESLNEIGGAYGVGRFDMIENRLVGIKSREVYEAPGAEILLKAHAELESMVMDREYLHYKRVLSEKYSQLVYFGQWFTPLKQALDAFFAVNQSRVTGKIKVKLEKGHAVCVGRESAFSLYSEKLATYSAHDAFDHKAAQGFMKVWGMPYEGMMSGKKKSAKKEKKPALQEMALS
- the argF gene encoding ornithine carbamoyltransferase, encoding MRRHLISINDLKIRDIEKILSLAEEVKRFPEEFQNALRGHKFGLIFEKPSTRTWVSFDAGIFSLGGSTVYLGPEDIKLGEREEVRDVARVLDRYLAGIIMRTFAHETITEFEKYFQKPVINGLSDREHPCQALADYLTIREHFSDLSKPVVAFIGDGNNVMNSLLYLAAHLGGTFRYATPKKHEPAKEVLDLAQKIAAKTGAKISGTHDPREAAEGADVLYTDVWVSMGEEKIRDKKLKEFKGFQINKKLMDLARKKAIVMHCLPAHRGEEITDDVMESKNSVVFDQAENRLHIQKAVLLFLHSTF
- a CDS encoding aspartate aminotransferase family protein, which produces MKTKEVQSLYEKFILPTYTQIPVCLVKGKGSRVWDLEGNEYLDFFPGWAVSALGHCHPSVVSAVKKQASKILHISNNFLNLKQAQLAQEISNHAFPAKTFFCNSGAEAAEGAIKFARKFGAGSRYEIITFRKSFHGRTMGAVAATAQDKIQNGFQPLLEGFRYATFNDLDSVKAAVTDKTIGIFLEPIQGEGGVQIATEEFIKGLRYLCDLRKILLMFDEVQTGMGRTGKMFAFQHYGVEPEVMTLAKALGGGVPIGALVINDKVAKGVFGPGSHGSTYGGNPLVTAAALGVFRAIKKDGLLKKSKDMGAYLLEKLSGLKEKFSVITDARGLGLMCALELSQPGAPVVDAARKKGLLINCTQDKVLRIMPAMTVSKKQVDKAVKILEESFQEAYAEAKAV
- the argH gene encoding argininosuccinate lyase, whose amino-acid sequence is MAKKNKNAKALWGGRFKKPAHPLLKDFSYSLAVDKELLEAEIEIDVAWAKMLGRIRLISKAESARLVRALVQTGKELAPKLTDDALDRQWLKDYEDIHTLVQMTLEKKVGGLGKKIHTGRSRNDLVVTSTRVYLRKKIAQALESVQSLQKGLVKAASNAGDSLVSGMTHLRKAQPVLVAHHLLAYVEMLEDDAGRLRDAQKRLDVMPLGSAALAGSALPLDQKFLARELGFSRIAPNSLAATSDRGFITETLAALSILWMHLSRLSEDFILWNSEPFGYIELDDQFATGSSLMPQKKNPDIFELTRGRSGVIFGYLQALLVIQKGLPLAYNRDLQEDKPQLFDALAKTVLTLELLALTVASVKFVPAALQRSVQDDAIFSTDILEYLVRKGMAFSEAHSLVGQMVAHASAEEKNLGELELQEFRSFTPVFDKDVYKIFDASVSVRSKKTVGSTHPANVSRELGRWATALGLRLKKK
- the argJ gene encoding bifunctional glutamate N-acetyltransferase/amino-acid acetyltransferase ArgJ, which produces MVKPFWEKHKNGTVTTPLGFFASGCHSGIKRNPRKYDCSLIVSRTPCVAAGTFTTNRLKAWPVLHSMKAIKAAKHHAILGSSGNANCINGDVGKQAVHDCVTEAATKLGYLPEEVLIAQTGLIGIPFPTPRLKRAIPTLIKRLANTENGGRAAAKGIMTTDRTVKQVALSFMLGGKKVSIGACAKGAGMVHPNMATMLMFITTDCAITKSLLRRAIRHAVDDTFNQIAIDNDMSTNDMVFVLANGEAENPVLHKVDRDYRLFREALEEVCRIIAYEMIKDGEGVTHVCTLKLRGAKSPSDAERAARQIANSMLFKTMLAGADPNWGRIAAAVGASGVQFHPDNLSITFGDVTVVHQGRMKALNLPKARKVLQRREYPITVVIGKGRGNADFITSDLTTKYVLINGSYS
- the argB gene encoding acetylglutamate kinase, with product MQELVEKADILIEALPYIKKFRGKEFLVKYGGAALTYEGIRDNVLHDLVFMNYVGIRPILIHGGGIHITENLKKKGIKSQFVNGLRVTDKATIDTVIETLAEINKDIAHDLNKFGARAIGLSGHSADIIHVTKHTENGDVGYVGAVQYVNISPLKELTGVNIIPVIYPIGIDEGGHAYNVNADDAAAAIAAAMGVQRMVVLTNVNGILSNVEDKDSLISSLQCKDVQDLIDRKIISGGMIPKVKACMTALEGGVKKAHIIDGRIKHSLLLEIFTDKGIGTEITL